One Rosa chinensis cultivar Old Blush chromosome 5, RchiOBHm-V2, whole genome shotgun sequence genomic region harbors:
- the LOC112203180 gene encoding probable LRR receptor-like serine/threonine-protein kinase At2g23950, with protein sequence MASISATFVILLFTISFSVSTTLSASVIDDLKRLKPPQDFNSTIMKNCLQNPSLRYCSTSSPMDLDEIFKSTIVASHLCNESKNPNCVESFPKVDLRSRPNIAPLYLSFNFFWKYCPLSILSIDLSNTSLKSNFPIDVLHCTQIQSLDMSHNELYGDLPIENFSALTNLTVLNLSYNHFSESKISDTLFFKKFNCSSFLHSGLIPDHKKFRIKAIVLLIGFPIFVILKVCCLWWLCFHRPDFLPRMFRRKHRFTPAMLKAATNGFSRNNLMWKSASVDIYKGILRDGIDVRIEVYSRESHPQVIEECKVLVQLCHKNLVNLLGWCDNRKLRAIVTEWMEGENLESWLLGSSFTPWNYRLRILMGVVEGMCYLQEQWPEVGYDLRTSSIMLCNYSLDPKISRFKVGNQSSSSRRMYRFGVFLLEMMVNRRPQEEFERGEAGFIEYIKMHYPGNLEQLIDPKMELTQNTVDQAKQAISLGLMCTEVSSNRQPSLEQVFDIVSRAYQSCRVLASHHNHYHRRFHAERGKGHRRVQSR encoded by the exons ATGGCTTCCATTTCTGCAACTTTCGTCATCCTACTATTCACGATTTCATTCTCAGTTTCTACAACTCTATCTGCATCAGTTATAGATGACCTTAAACGTTTAAAACCACCTCAAGATTTCAACTCCACAATCATGAAAAACTGTCTTCAGAACCCATCTCTCAGATACTGCAGCACTTCTTCTCCAATGGACCTTGATGAGATTTTCAAATCCACCATTGTTGCAAGCCATCTCTGCAACGAGTCCAAGAACCCGAACTGCGTCGAGTCATTCCCTAAAGTAGACCTTCGAAGCCGCCCAAACATTGCACCACTCTACTTGTCATTTAACTTCTTTTGGAAGTATTGCCCTTTAAGCATCTTATCTATTGACCTGTCCAATACCTCTTTGAAGAGCAATTTTCCCATTGATGTCCTTCACTGCACCCAAATCCAATCTCTTGATATGAGCCATAATGAACTGTATGGTGATCTGCCAATTGAGAACTTCTCTGCCCTCACAAATCTCACAGTTCTGAATCTGTCATACAATCACTTCTCAGAGAGTAAAATATCTGATACCCTGTTCTTCAAAAAGTTTAACTGTTCCAGTTTTCTTCATTCGGGTCTCATTCCAGATCACAAAAAGTTCAGAATCAAGGCTATCGTCTTGTTGATTGGTTTTCCTATCTTTGTGATTCTGAAGGTGTGTTGCTTGTGGTGGCTCTGTTTTCACAGGCCTGATTTCCTCCCGAGAATGTTTCGAAGAAAGCACAGGTTTACACCAGCAATGCTCAAGGCAGCAACCAATGGATTTTCGAGGAACAATTTGATGTGGAAGAGTGCATCAGTTGATATTTACAAAGGAATTCTGAGAGATGGTATTGATGTCAGGATTGAGGTTTACAGTAGGGAAAGCCACCCGCAAGTGATTGAAGAATGCAAGGTTCTTGTTCAGCTATGCCACAAGAACCTGGTTAATTTACTGGGTTGGTGTGACAACCGAAAGTTGAGGGCCATTGTTACTGAATGGATGGAAGGAGAGAACCTAGAGAGCTGGCTCTTGGGATCAAGTTTTACACCATGGAACTACAGGTTGAGAATATTGATGGGGGTTGTGGAAGGCATGTGTTATCTACAGGAGCAGTGGCCTGAAGTTGGGTATGATCTGAGGACAAGTAGTATCATGCTGTGTAACTACAGTCTGGACCCAAAGATTTCAAGGTTTAAAGTTGGAAATCAAAGCAGTAGCAGTAGAA GGATGTACAGGTTTGGAGTATTCCTGCTAGAAATGATGGTAAACAGGAGGCCCCAAGAAGAGTTTGAGAGGGGCGAGGCTGGTTTTATAGAGTATATCAAAATGCATTATCCTGGAAACTTAGAGCAACTAATAGACCCGAAAATGGAATTGACTCAAAACACTGTCGACCAAGCTAAACAGGCAATATCCCTGGGGCTAATGTGCACAGAAGTATCTAGCAACCGGCAACCAAGCTTAGAACAGGTGTTTGATATTGTGAGTAGAGCCTACCAGTCTTGCAGAGTTTTAGCATCTCATCATAATCATTATCACAGAAGATTTCATGCAGAAAGAGGAAAAGGACACAGGCGTGTGCAATCAAGAtga
- the LOC112165405 gene encoding C-factor isoform X2 — MYQQCSFMAMRHLGRNGLMAQRASLSSSAVKWEGGVSMVQGASRGIGLEFVKQLLEKEKGHVIASCRNPNGATGLLHLQSKFAERLTVLQLDVTNESTIQESAKSIRERYGSLNLLINASGILSIPNVLQPETTLSKVEKSSLLLAYEVNAVGPILAIKHMWPLLKVGGGLGTERDVAVVANVSARVGSIGDNRLGGWHSYRASKTALNQLTKNISVELARRKDPIVCILLHPGTVDTDLSKPFQKNVPEGKLFTTEFSVQKLLSIIHNAKRNDNGKFFAWDGQEIPW; from the exons ATGTACCAACAATGCTCATTCATGGCGATGAGACATCTCGGCCGGAATGGATTAATGGCCCAAAGGGCCTCACTTTCTTCCTCTGCGGTCAAATGGGAAGGTGGGGtttccatggttcagggagcatCCAGAGGAATTGGCCTTGAATTC GTTAAACAGTTGTTGGAGAAGGAAAAAGGTCATGTTATTGCTAGTTGCCGTAatcctaatggagcaacaggTCTTCTCCATCTGCAAAGTAAATTCGCTGAACGCCTTACTGTTCTACAATTAGATGTGACGAATGAAAGCACCATAcag GAATCTGCAAAGTCTATCAGAGAAAGATATGGCTCGTTAAACCTTCTCATCAATGCATCTGGGATTCTTTCAATACCTAATGTATTGCAACCAG AAACCACACTGAGCAAAGTAGAGAAGTCATCTTTGCTGCTTGCTTATGAGGTTAATGCTGTAGGCCCCATTTTAGCGATCAAG CATATGTGGCCTCTCCTAAAGGTCGGTGGTGGACTGGGAACTGAAAGGGATGTTGCAGTTGTGGCCAATGTGAGTGCTAGAGTTGGATCCATAGGGGATAACCGTCTTGGCGGTTGGCATTCTTATCGAGCTTCGAAAACTGCACTTAATCAAT TGACAAAGAATATATCAGTTGAATTGGCACGGAGGAAGGATCCAATCGTGTGCATTTTATTGCACCCAGGTACAGTGGACACAGATCTCTCCAAGCCATTTCAGAAAAATGTTCCAGAAGGCAAGCTTTTCACAACAGAGTTCTCAGTACAGAAGCTCCTGAGCATCATCCACAATGCAAAAAggaatgataatggaaagttcTTTGCCTGGGATGGTCAGGAAATTCCTTGGTGA
- the LOC112165404 gene encoding pentatricopeptide repeat-containing protein At4g20770: MEGGTTRLAKLLQGCIDKKAQLGGKVIHGFILRNKGLYFDTFLSNRLIELYSKCGHLGYAHQVFDKMPKPDVYSWNAVLGCYCKAGRLGDAEELFLKMPERNVVSWNTLISTLARNGQEEEAVGVYEAMVSEGLVPTHFTLASVFSACGGLLDVEKGRKCHGVVAKIGLEENVYVGNALLCMYAKCGVMRDAMQVFGDMAEPNEVTFTAMMGGLKQTDRVAEALEMFRLMCRKGVRVDSVSLSSMLGVCAKGCGESGVYDYSDGIQSNVNGQQIHALTVKLGFEGDLHLNNSLLDMYAKSADMKSAEKVFASIPEVSVVSWNVMITGYGLIFQSQKAIEYLRRMQSWGFEPDEVTYINLLAACVKSGDIKSGRQMFDNISCPNVISWNAILSGYFQNEDHTEVIKLFREMQFRGVQPDRTTLAIALSSSAAMGILEAGEEIHAASHKAAFDTDIYVASALIGMYSKCGKTEMAKHIFHNMQELDVVCWNSMIAGLSLNSQDEEAFTYFKQMRQHEMLPSQFSYATILSCCAKLASSFQGKQVHAQITKDGYVSDVFVGSALIGMYCKCGDVDGARNFFDMMSSKSTVTWNEMIHGYAQNGRGDEAVLLYWDMIASAERPDAITFVAVLTACSHSGLVDAGIEIFNSMGHKHGVEPVLDHYTCIIDSLGRAGRFQEAEVLLDDMPYKDDPVIWEVLLSSCRVHANVSLAKRAADELIRLDPYNSAPYVLLANIYSSLGRWDEARAVRDLMSNKQVIKDPGYSRIEYEKGMQSGMVG, translated from the coding sequence ATGGAAGGAGGGACTACACGGTTAGCTAAGCTATTGCAGGGTTGTATAGACAAGAAGGCCCAATTGGGCGGGAAGGTTATTCATGGGTTTATATTACGTAATAAAGGCTTGTACTTTGATACGTTTCTATCTAATAGACTCATTGAGTTGTACTCGAAGTGTGGTCATTTGGGTTATGCCCACCAGGTGTTTGATAAAATGCCTAAGCCGGATGTGTACTCGTGGAATGCGGTGTTGGGTTGTTATTGTAAAGCTGGGAGGTTGGGCGATGCGGAGGAGTTGTTTCTGAAAATGCCTGAGAGGAATGTTGTGTCTTGGAACACTCTGATTAGTACTTTGGCCCGAAATGGTCAGGAGGAAGAGGCGGTGGGTGTTTACGAGGCGATGGTTTCCGAGGGGTTGGTGCCGACGCATTTTACGTTGGCGAGTGTCTTCAGTGCGTGTGGAGGGTTGTTGGATGTGGAGAAGGGGAGGAAATGTCATGGGGTTGTGGCGAAAATTGGCCTTGAGGAGAATGTGTATGTGGGGAATGCTTTGCTGTGCATGTATGCCAAGTGTGGAGTTATGAGGGATGCAATGCAGGTTTTCGGTGACATGGCTGAGCCGAATGAGGTTACTTTTACGGCTATGATGGGGGGGTTGAAGCAGACAGACAGAGTCGCGGAGGCTTTGGAAATGTTCAGGCTGATGTGTAGGAAAGGGGTGCGTGTTGATTCTGTTTCGTTGTCGAGTATGTTGGGTGTTTGTGCTAAAGGGTGTGGCGAGTCTGGTGTTTATGATTATAGTGATGGAATTCAGAGTAATGTGAATGGGCAACAAATACATGCCCTTACTGTTAAACTTGGATTTGAGGGAGATCTTCACTTGAACAATTCATTGCTTGATATGTATGCAAAGAGTGCGGACATGAAGAGTGCTGAGAAGGTTTTTGCTAGTATACCTGAAGTTAGTGTTGTTTCTTGGAATGTCATGATAACTGGGTATGGCCTGATATTTCAGAGTCAGAAAGCTATAGAATATCTACGAAGAATGCAATCTTGGGGCTTTGAACCTGATGAGGTCACATATATCAATTTGCTTGCAGCATGTGTCAAGTCTGGTGATATAAAAAGTGGCCGTCAAATGTTTGATAACATTTCATGCCCAAATGTGATTTCATGGAATGCAATACTCTCTGGCTATTTCCAGAATGAAGACCACACGGAAGTAATCAAGCTTTTCAGGGAAATGCAGTTTCGGGGTGTGCAACCTGATCGAACTACTTTGGCAATTGCTCTCAGCTCTAGTGCAGCAATGGGGATTCTGGAGGCTGGAGAAGAGATCCATGCTGCCTCACACAAGGCTGCCTTTGATACAGATATATATGTTGCAAGTGCACTTATTGGCATGTATTCAAAGTGTGGTAAGACAGAAATGGCAAAGCATATATTTCATAATATGCAAGAATTAGATGTTGTTTGTTGGAACTCTATGATAGCAGGTCTTTCACTAAATTCTCAAGATGAGGAAGCTTTCACTTACTTTAAGCAGATGAGGCAACATGAGATGCTTCCCTCCCAATTCTCTTATGCTACTATACTGAGTTGCTGTGCAAAGCTTGCTTCTTCATTTCAAGGGAAACAGGTTCATGCTCAGATAACAAAAGATGGATATGTGAGCGATGTTTTTGTTGGGAGTGCTCTCATTGGTATGTATTGCAAATGTGGTGATGTAGATGGGGCCCGGAATTTTTTTGATATGATGTCAAGCAAAAGTacggttacttggaatgaaatgATACATGGGTATGCACAGAATGGACGTGGAGATGAGGCTGTTCTTCTTTATTGGGACATGATTGCCTCAGCTGAGAGACCTGACGCCATTACTTTTGTTGCTGTTTTGACTGCTTGCAGCCATTCTGGATTGGTCGATGCAGGCATTGaaatatttaattcaatggggCACAAACATGGAGTGGAGCCAGTTCTGGATCATTACACTTGCATTATTGATTCTCTTGGCCGTGCTGGTCGTTTCCAAGAAGCAGAAGTCTTACTAGATGATATGCCATATAAAGATGATCCCGTTATATGGGAGGTTTTGCTTAGTTCTTGTAGGGTTCATGCTAATGTGAGCTTAGCGAAAAGAGCAGCTGACGAACTCATCCGCTTGGACCCATATAATTCAGCTCCATATGTGCTTTTGGCCAATATTTATTCTTCTTTAGGAAGATGGGACGAGGCAAGAGCTGTGAGAGATCTAATGAGTAACAAACAAGTCATCAAGGATCCAGGTTATAGCCGGATTGAGTACGAGAAGGGAATGCAATCCGGTATGGTGGGATGA
- the LOC112201883 gene encoding probable WRKY transcription factor 14 — translation MCSLSMPIGMENYQGDLTDILRAGAATGSSSSSAYHSETMNSDSWQFSSDDNYSMKFSTSMAMEEVEDARDNFGDPFSSYIRDPLLHELSSTSTGGFFSSPNSTPEMNISVDMEARAAPFGAHVPGHHHQGEVTKRPCNNIFSRMLQISPGKLGGDVAGCDSVAVLGSPRGGGGGGGIKAGPGGVMVGSDMINANSSKGCLLENTGVGVQISSPRNPGIKRRKSQAKKVVCIPAPAAANSRPTGEVVPSDLWAWRKYGQKPIKGSPYPRGYYRCSSSKGCSARKQVERSRTDPNMLVITYTSEHNHPWPTQRNALAGSTRSQPSKAGAGSKTSPNTAHHQKPDSPAKEEQKAAADSMNENNHVLSPVNATVGSSSTVKEEFEDIEKLQLELDHHDPHHQHDSDHHQFSNHDQVFPYRPSMPEQSNNQSEDFFADLGEIEADPLNLLFSQCFTADEQQKGGNKAALDPFNLFDWSGDQNTNTPNNNPSFGHEAKRHL, via the exons ATGTGCAGCTTGTCTATGCCAATTGGGATGGAGAATTATCAAGGCGATTTAACTGACATACTTCGAGCTGGTGCTGCTACAGGATCATCCTCATCATCGGCTTATCATTCCGAAACAATGAATTCCGACAGCTGGCAGTTTTCATCCGATGATAACTATTCTATGAAATTCTCGACATCAATGGCCATGGAAGAAGTAGAAGACGCAAGGGACAATTTCGGCGATCCGTTTTCATCGTACATACGCGATCCACTTCTTCACGAGCTGTCGTCCACATCCACCGGCGGCTTTTTCAGCAGCCCAAATTCGACTCCAGAAATGAACATCAGTGTAGATATGGAAGCTCGTGCTGCGCCGTTTGGTGCTCATGTACCTGGTCACCATCATCAAGGTGAGGTTACTAAGAGGCCTTGCAacaacatattctctcgtaTGCTTCAGATCTCCCCCGGGAAGCTAGGCGGCGACGTGGCGGGGTGTGATTCGGTGGCGGTGTTGGGGTCACCGAgggggggaggaggaggaggaggaatcaAGGCTGGGCCTGGTGGTGTTATGGTTGGAAGCGACATGATTAATGCAAACAGCTCAAAAGGTTGCTTGCTCGAGAACACCGGAGTTGGGGTGCAGATCTCATCTCCACGGAATCCGGGTATCAAGCGAAG GAAGAGCCAGGCGAAGAAGGTGGTATGTATTCCAGCGCCAGCAGCAGCAAACAGTAGGCCAACTGGAGAAGTAGTTCCATCTGATCTGTGGGCATGGAGAAAGTACGGTCAGAAACCCATCAAAGGTTCACCTTATCCAAG AGGTTACTATAGATGCAGCAGCTCAAAGGGTTGCTCAGCAAGGAAACAAGTAGAGCGTAGCCGGACTGATCCAAACATGTTGGTCATCACCTACACTTCCGAGCACAACCATCCCTGGCCAACCCAGAGAAATGCTCTCGCCGGCTCAACCCGATCCCAGCCATCAAAAGCCGGTGCCGGTTCAAAGACCTCTCCTAATACTGCTCATCACCAAAAACCAGATAGCCCAGCAAAGGAAGAACAAAAGGCTGCAGCTGACAGCATGAACGAGAATAATCATGTACTGTCTCCAGTTAATGCAACTGTTGGAAGTAGTTCAACAGTTAAAGAAGAGTTTGAGGACATTGAGAAGCTGCAATTGGAGCTTGATCATCATGATCCCCATCATCAGCATGATAGTGATCATCACCAGTTCAGTAATCATGATCAAGTTTTTCCTTATAGACCATCAATGCCTGAACAGTCCAACAACCAATCAGAGGATTTCTTCGCTGATTTAGGAGAAATTGAAGCTGACCCACTAAACCTCTTGTTCTCACAGTGTTTCACAGCAGATGAACAGCAAAAGGGTGGAAACAAGGCTGCCTTGGATCCATTCAATCTCTTTGATTGGTCTGGAGATCAAAACACCAACACCCCCAACAACAATCCTTCATTTGGTCATGAAGCCAAGAGGCATTTATAA
- the LOC112165057 gene encoding serine/threonine-protein kinase tricornered, which translates to MDSARSWFQKFQPRAKKKGTENARDERPAGSLDDEAPSDATKQKVEAAKQYIENHYKAQMKCLQDRKERRWMLERRLADAEVSQEDQMNVLKYLEQKETEYMHLQRHKMGVDDFQLLTIIGRGAFGEVRICREKSTGQVYAMKKLKKSEMLRRGQVEHVKAERNLLAEVDSAYIVKLYCSFQDDEFLYLIMEYLPGGDMMTLLMRKDILTEDEARFYVGETVLAIESIHKHNYIHRDIKPDNLLLDRYGHMKLSDFGLCKPLGTNSFPDLSENDSAVGRNLKSPSQSNQHSNQHSNPPTPKRTQQEQLLHWQKNRRMLAYSTVGTPDYIAPEVLLKKGYGMECDWWSLGAIMYEMLVGFPPFYSEEPMSTCRKIVNWKTHLKFPEEAKLSAEAKDLICKLLCNVEQRLGTKGACEIKAHPWFKGLQWDRLYQMEAAFLPEVNNELDTQNFEKFEELGPQVETPSKSGPWRKMLSSMDTNFVGYTYKNYEIVNEHHMPGIAELKKKTNKPKRPSVKALFDTPDPPDPPTHGTSLNQMSTLPTVSEGSEPSRQSTRPPQYPHKPPRR; encoded by the exons ATGGATTCTGCTCGGAGTTGGTTTCAGAAGTTTCAGCCGAGAGCGAAGAAGAAGGGCACGGAAAATGCTAGAGATGAAAGGCCGGCGGGTTCTTTGGACGACGAGGCGCCGTCGGATGCGACCAAGCAGAAGGTTGAGGCGGCGAAGCAGTATATCGAGAATCACTACAAGGCGCAAATGAAGTGCTTGCAGGATAGGAAGGAGAG GCGGTGGATGCTGGAGAGGCGGCTGGCGGATGCCGAAGTTTCGCAGGAGGATCAGATGAATGTGCTGAAGTATTTGGAGCAGAAGGAGACGGAGTATATGCATCTTCAGAGGCATAAAATGGGGGTTGATGACTTTCAGCTTTTGACGATTATAGGAAGGGGTGCATTTGGAGAG GTGAGAATTTGCAGGGAGAAGTCTACTGGCCAGGTGTATGCCATGAAAAAGCTCAAGAAATCGGAGATGCTCCGAAGAGGCCAG GTGGAGCATGTTAAAGCGGAAAGAAATCTTCTTGCTGAGGTTGATAGTGCTTACATTGTCAAGCTCTATTGCTCCTTTCAAGATGATGAATTTTTGTATCTTATAATGGAATATCTTCCGGGAGGTGACATGATGACATTACTAATGCGCAAAGATATCTTGACTGAAGATGAAGCAAGGTTTTATGTAGGAGAGACTGTCCTTGCCATTGAGTCTATTCACAAGCACAACTACATTCACAG GGATATTAAGCCTGATAATTTACTGCTCGACCGCTATGGCCACATGAAGCTTTCAGATTTTGGGTTGTGTAAGCCTTTAGGCACTAATAGCTTTCCGGATCTTAGTGAGAATGACTCAGCAGTCGGAAGGAATTTAAAATCCCCTTCGCAGAGTAACCAACATTCTAACCAGCATTCTAACCCTCCTACACCAAAAAGAACCCAGCAGGAACAGTTATTGCACTGGCAAAAGAACAGACGAATGTTG GCTTATTCAACGGTTGGGACTCCAGACTACATTGCTCCAGAAGTACTGCTGAagaaaggatatggaatggaATGCGACTG GTGGTCTCTTGGTGCAATCATGTACGAGATGCTTGTGGGCTTTCCACCTTTCTATTCCGAAGAACCCATGTCCACATGTAGAAAG ATTGTAAACTGGAAAACTCATCTGAAATTCCCAGAGGAAGCAAAACTCTCTGCCGAGGCTAAAGATCTCATTTGCAAGCTCCTCTGCAATGTTGAGCAAAGGCTTGGGACGAAAGGAGCTTGTGAAATAAAA GCACACCCATGGTTTAAAGGGTTACAATGGGATAGATTATATCAGATGGAAGCTGCCTTTCTACCAGAGGTTAACAACGAGTTGGATACTCAAAATTTTGAGAAGTTTGAAGAG TTGGGGCCTCAGGTAGAAACTccatcaaaatccggtccatggAGAAAG ATGCTTTCGTCCATGGATACAAATTTTGTTGGTTATACATACAAGAATTATGAAATTGTCAATGAGCATCATATGCCTGGCATTG CTGAGTTGAAGAAAAAGACTAATAAGCCAAAGAGACCTTCTGTTAAGGCCTTATTCG ACACACCTGATCCTCCAGACCCCCCAACACATGGAACTTCTCTCAACCAAATGTCCACTCTGCCTACTGTCTCGGAAGGCTCTGAGCCATCTAGGCAATCTACTAGACCCCCACAATATCCACACAAACCTCCAAGAAGATAG
- the LOC112165406 gene encoding alpha N-terminal protein methyltransferase 1 gives MLLYSELLLTKGFTFFGAKDSTFNKTQKNPARISMQKGGLDSDGREFKTAEEMWREQVGDESKKTDWYREGVGYWEGVEASNDGVLGGFGHVSETDIRDSEAFLNGIISEVLPSAANGQRHLVALDCGSGIGRITRNLLIRYFNEVDLLEPVSHFLETARESLAPENQMVSDMHKATNFFCVPLQEFTPEAGRYDIIWVQWCIGHLTDDDFVSFFTRAKVGLKPGGLFVLKENIARTGGFVLDKEDRSITRSDSYFKELFRQCGLHLYKIKDQKGWPQELFAVKMYALTTELPKKVHRTRSKVQANRPAIIK, from the exons atgCTTTTATACTCAGAGCTACTATTAACAAAAGGCTTCACCTTTTTTGGGGCCAAAGACTCCACCtttaacaaaacccagaaaaacccgGCTAGGATTTCGATGCAGAAAGGTGGGTTGGACTCCGATGGCCGGGAATTCAAGACCGCCGAGGAGATGTGGAGGGAGCAGGTCGGAGATGAGAGCAAGAAGACGGATTGGTACCGGGAAGGGGTTGGCTACTGGGAA GGTGTGGAGGCTTCGAATGATGGAGTGTTGGGTGGATTTGGGCATGTGAGTGAGACTGACATAAGGGATAGTGAAGCTTTTCTTAATGGGATTATATCTGAGGTTTTGCCCAGTGCTGCTAATGGCCAACGCCACCTTGTTGCTCTTG ATTGTGGTTCTGGCATTGGGAGGATCACAAGAAATCTTCTCATAAGATACTTCAATGAG GTTGATCTTCTGGAGCCTGTGTCACATTTTTTAGAAACTGCTCGGGAGAGTTTGGCTCCTGAAAATCAGATGGTCTCTGATATGCACAAAGCCACTAATTTTTTCTGCGTGCCTCTTCAG GAATTCACACCAGAAGCAGGAAGATATGATATTATATGGGTTCAGTGGTGTATTGGGCATCTCACAGATGATGACTTTGTGTCATTCTTTACAAGAGCAAAG GTTGGATTAAAACCAGGTGGTTTATTTGTCCTTAAGGAAAATATCGCTAGAACTG GAGGATTTGTGTTAGACAAAGAAGATCGGAGCATCACGAGGTCTGATTCGTACTTTAAGGAGCTCTTCCGTCAGTGTGGACttcatctttacaaaataaag GATCAAAAGGGATGGCCTCAGGAATTGTTTGCAGTGAAAATGTATGCATTAACTACCGAATTACCTAAGAAGGTCCATCGGACTAGATCTAAGGTGCAAGCCAATAGACCAGCAATCATCAAGTGA
- the LOC112165405 gene encoding C-factor isoform X1: MYQQCSFMAMRHLGRNGLMAQRASLSSSAVKWEGGVSMVQGASRGIGLEFVKQLLEKEKGHVIASCRNPNGATGLLHLQSKFAERLTVLQLDVTNESTIQESAKSIRERYGSLNLLINASGILSIPNVLQPETTLSKVEKSSLLLAYEVNAVGPILAIKHMWPLLKVGGGLGTERDVAVVANVSARVGSIGDNRLGGWHSYRASKTALNQSVTKNISVELARRKDPIVCILLHPGTVDTDLSKPFQKNVPEGKLFTTEFSVQKLLSIIHNAKRNDNGKFFAWDGQEIPW; encoded by the exons ATGTACCAACAATGCTCATTCATGGCGATGAGACATCTCGGCCGGAATGGATTAATGGCCCAAAGGGCCTCACTTTCTTCCTCTGCGGTCAAATGGGAAGGTGGGGtttccatggttcagggagcatCCAGAGGAATTGGCCTTGAATTC GTTAAACAGTTGTTGGAGAAGGAAAAAGGTCATGTTATTGCTAGTTGCCGTAatcctaatggagcaacaggTCTTCTCCATCTGCAAAGTAAATTCGCTGAACGCCTTACTGTTCTACAATTAGATGTGACGAATGAAAGCACCATAcag GAATCTGCAAAGTCTATCAGAGAAAGATATGGCTCGTTAAACCTTCTCATCAATGCATCTGGGATTCTTTCAATACCTAATGTATTGCAACCAG AAACCACACTGAGCAAAGTAGAGAAGTCATCTTTGCTGCTTGCTTATGAGGTTAATGCTGTAGGCCCCATTTTAGCGATCAAG CATATGTGGCCTCTCCTAAAGGTCGGTGGTGGACTGGGAACTGAAAGGGATGTTGCAGTTGTGGCCAATGTGAGTGCTAGAGTTGGATCCATAGGGGATAACCGTCTTGGCGGTTGGCATTCTTATCGAGCTTCGAAAACTGCACTTAATCAAT CAGTGACAAAGAATATATCAGTTGAATTGGCACGGAGGAAGGATCCAATCGTGTGCATTTTATTGCACCCAGGTACAGTGGACACAGATCTCTCCAAGCCATTTCAGAAAAATGTTCCAGAAGGCAAGCTTTTCACAACAGAGTTCTCAGTACAGAAGCTCCTGAGCATCATCCACAATGCAAAAAggaatgataatggaaagttcTTTGCCTGGGATGGTCAGGAAATTCCTTGGTGA